The Desulfovibrio sp. JC022 genome includes a region encoding these proteins:
- a CDS encoding kinase, whose translation MIISRTPFRVSFFGGGTDYPGWICQNGGAVLSTSIDKYCYITCRNLPAFFDHKYRVAYSKIEHTKTIEEIQHPAIRSLFKAYEEGHGFELHCDADLPARSGLGSSSSFIVGLLNSLEGMKGNRVSHEWLAKEAIRYEQDVLAENVGCQDQVAAAFGGLNTITFHKDCNFSVDPVIISKVRRDELQDHLLLFFTGFSRIASNIAEAQIKKMDSNADSLHAMRCMVDDAVDILSSDQDIRQFGEMLHTSWMYKRNLSDKVAPEQVDTIYERARAAGAIGGKLLGAGGGGFILFFVEKDKQDAVVAELSDLVHVPFEFENGGSRIIYFDGECG comes from the coding sequence ATGATTATTTCACGTACACCTTTCAGGGTGTCTTTTTTTGGTGGGGGAACAGACTATCCCGGATGGATTTGTCAAAATGGTGGTGCGGTTCTTTCCACTTCCATTGACAAGTATTGCTATATTACTTGTCGTAATTTACCTGCTTTTTTTGATCATAAATACCGAGTTGCGTATTCAAAAATTGAACACACAAAAACCATAGAGGAAATTCAGCATCCGGCAATTAGGTCTCTTTTTAAGGCTTATGAAGAAGGGCATGGTTTTGAACTGCATTGCGATGCGGATCTGCCTGCCCGGTCAGGATTGGGGTCCAGCTCCTCGTTTATTGTGGGGTTGCTGAATTCTCTTGAAGGTATGAAGGGGAATAGAGTTTCCCATGAATGGCTCGCCAAAGAAGCTATTCGATATGAGCAGGATGTGCTGGCTGAGAATGTCGGTTGTCAGGATCAGGTTGCAGCAGCTTTTGGCGGATTGAATACAATCACTTTCCATAAGGATTGTAATTTTTCTGTAGATCCGGTGATTATTTCTAAGGTTCGTAGAGATGAACTTCAGGACCATTTGTTACTGTTCTTTACGGGTTTTTCAAGGATTGCAAGCAATATCGCAGAAGCGCAGATTAAAAAAATGGATTCAAATGCTGACAGCCTGCATGCGATGCGCTGTATGGTAGATGATGCTGTAGATATTTTGAGTTCAGATCAGGATATTCGACAATTTGGAGAAATGCTGCACACATCATGGATGTACAAAAGAAACCTGTCGGATAAAGTTGCACCTGAGCAAGTTGATACTATTTACGAGAGAGCCAGAGCTGCCGGAGCTATCGGGGGGAAACTTTTAGGTGCCGGCGGTGGAGGCTTTATTTTATTTTTTGTTGAAAAGGATAAGCAGGATGCTGTGGTCGCTGAATTGTCTGATTTGGTGCATGTTCCTTTTGAGTTTGAAAATGGTGGTTCCAGAATAATATATTTTGATGGCGAGTGTGGGTAA
- a CDS encoding glycosyltransferase gives MKILLLVSDLYKNIGGGQTVYKKIIEDTPGCEFYYFIENEKLDAQRPANAHPVKKIISKKYCTSRELIPAYLIENLNQVLPYAESVAGMLFDVVDIPDYCSFGYGMREIFEMYGVKVGRFVLAMHGNISDSIRLNWQSQPYLEAREAEFQQFSNVDGLYAISERYIAEWKGRKDRDVEYISPTPIVKESQREKNIAKNDQKRPDLYCIGRMERRKGNDIFIELSRWIDPDLYDKSYHVGDADFDNAGVSSTDRLYSVSVNRGLDLNFVGPVGWDELEKIFASRAMLVLPVRYDTLNLQVLEALFNGCPVAVSNKAGVCDYLDKEFPEIPYVKIDFDNIYASVADIENILRNYDEYCEKLTSIVNGLPLFTESFNMHQIYSKMLSKLAVDPQAMGIKLKRTLYLKAGAISSLKESLPDPVFELLKRTYCFFKTPLREHVKRSFIAPLAFKVHAILDYRSRVQRLRDIFNMRESGRCEISNKLNSLYDLGESSHFLRKDIWQAIGRLERIQENDEFYATYLIRTMRSMGTAAELPEVLRAVERCGMPHTAKALDAMYGDPEKTAERVYQYLKSAEKRNMHKPALECALEVDERSSESPKVSIIVSLYNAADKIPVFMTALLQQTLVKKGEVEFIFEDSNSPADEYAAIQKTCDNQVDYYYERSQGRETIQCAWNRGIAKARAPYLVFLGVDEVLYPDALEKLADFLDKNTETDWVMSDSLVTEVTPEGVLERDVMPYARSRTKDVDKDHVYLETCYLSWVGGMYRKSMHKKCGYYDETFRGAGDTEFKNRILSKINVAFFPETLGLFLNYPEERTTASPMAELEDLRAWYIYRSLGGVRYAFEDRPIEDAIALFYKCLGYRKSYCGHISTDFDYAYALSEYISQKNNDPQWKEWNRDICEIKEILKSFDSFSQNEAAIVTQHKIAKKYARLKMFERKHYKLLNGERDLHYAATNDNRYEQHSWMWRS, from the coding sequence ATGAAAATTTTACTACTTGTATCAGATTTGTATAAGAATATTGGTGGCGGACAAACCGTTTACAAAAAAATAATAGAAGATACTCCAGGGTGTGAGTTTTATTATTTTATTGAGAACGAGAAATTGGATGCACAGAGACCTGCAAATGCACATCCTGTAAAAAAAATTATCAGCAAGAAGTATTGTACATCTCGTGAACTTATCCCCGCATACCTTATAGAAAATTTAAATCAGGTTCTTCCATATGCAGAGTCTGTAGCGGGAATGTTATTTGATGTTGTTGATATTCCTGATTATTGTAGCTTTGGCTATGGTATGAGAGAGATTTTTGAGATGTATGGAGTGAAAGTCGGAAGATTTGTTTTGGCCATGCATGGCAATATTTCTGATAGCATACGTTTGAATTGGCAAAGCCAGCCTTATCTGGAAGCCAGGGAAGCTGAATTTCAGCAATTCTCCAATGTAGACGGCCTCTACGCTATTTCCGAACGCTATATCGCAGAGTGGAAAGGGAGAAAGGATAGGGATGTTGAATACATTAGCCCAACCCCCATTGTTAAAGAGTCTCAAAGAGAAAAAAATATCGCCAAGAATGATCAGAAAAGGCCTGATTTATATTGCATCGGTCGAATGGAGCGTCGAAAAGGCAACGACATATTTATTGAACTGAGTCGTTGGATTGATCCAGATTTGTACGATAAGTCTTATCATGTTGGCGATGCTGATTTTGATAATGCCGGTGTTTCAAGTACTGATCGATTGTATAGTGTTTCGGTAAACCGAGGACTTGATTTAAATTTTGTCGGACCGGTCGGTTGGGATGAGCTTGAGAAAATTTTTGCCTCCAGAGCTATGCTGGTGTTACCGGTTCGGTACGACACGTTAAATCTTCAGGTTTTAGAAGCTTTGTTTAATGGCTGCCCTGTTGCAGTCTCCAACAAAGCCGGTGTTTGTGATTATTTGGATAAGGAGTTTCCTGAAATTCCATATGTGAAGATTGATTTTGACAATATTTATGCATCTGTTGCTGATATCGAAAATATTCTGCGCAACTATGATGAATATTGTGAGAAATTGACTTCCATTGTAAATGGCCTTCCGCTGTTTACCGAATCTTTCAATATGCATCAGATTTACTCCAAAATGTTGTCTAAGCTAGCTGTTGATCCTCAGGCAATGGGAATTAAACTCAAACGCACATTATATTTAAAAGCGGGGGCTATTTCTTCGCTGAAAGAGTCCTTGCCGGACCCTGTGTTTGAGTTGCTGAAACGGACTTATTGTTTTTTTAAGACTCCCTTGCGTGAGCATGTTAAGAGGAGTTTTATCGCTCCACTGGCTTTTAAAGTACATGCCATACTGGACTATAGATCTCGCGTACAGCGTTTGCGTGATATTTTTAATATGCGGGAGAGTGGTCGTTGTGAGATATCTAATAAGCTAAATAGTTTATATGACTTAGGTGAATCGTCGCATTTTTTACGAAAGGATATTTGGCAGGCTATCGGGCGTCTTGAGCGAATTCAGGAAAACGACGAGTTTTATGCCACATATCTTATCCGTACAATGAGATCTATGGGGACAGCGGCGGAGTTGCCTGAAGTTCTTCGTGCCGTTGAGAGGTGTGGAATGCCCCATACTGCAAAGGCTTTGGATGCTATGTATGGTGATCCTGAAAAAACAGCAGAACGGGTGTACCAATATCTTAAAAGCGCAGAGAAGCGGAACATGCATAAGCCCGCCTTGGAATGCGCTCTGGAAGTAGATGAGCGGTCGTCAGAAAGTCCCAAAGTCTCCATCATTGTTTCTCTCTATAATGCTGCAGATAAAATTCCGGTATTTATGACAGCCTTGTTGCAGCAGACTCTTGTTAAGAAAGGGGAGGTTGAGTTTATTTTTGAAGACAGTAATTCTCCCGCAGATGAATATGCTGCCATTCAGAAAACTTGTGATAATCAAGTAGATTATTACTACGAACGCTCCCAAGGCAGAGAGACAATCCAGTGCGCATGGAACCGTGGTATTGCGAAAGCGCGTGCTCCCTATCTGGTTTTTTTGGGTGTTGATGAAGTCCTTTATCCTGATGCCCTTGAAAAGTTAGCAGACTTTTTGGACAAAAATACTGAAACAGATTGGGTCATGTCCGACAGTCTTGTGACAGAGGTTACACCAGAAGGAGTACTGGAACGTGATGTTATGCCGTATGCCAGATCCAGAACCAAGGATGTCGACAAAGATCATGTCTATCTTGAGACTTGTTATTTGTCATGGGTTGGCGGCATGTATAGAAAGTCGATGCATAAAAAGTGCGGTTATTATGATGAAACTTTTAGAGGCGCAGGTGATACCGAATTCAAGAATCGCATTCTTTCAAAAATCAATGTCGCCTTCTTCCCAGAAACATTGGGCCTCTTTCTGAACTACCCGGAAGAAAGAACGACAGCTTCGCCGATGGCGGAACTTGAGGATTTGCGGGCATGGTACATATATCGTTCTCTTGGCGGTGTCCGCTATGCCTTTGAGGATCGTCCCATCGAAGATGCCATTGCGTTGTTTTATAAGTGCCTTGGCTATAGAAAGTCTTACTGCGGACATATAAGTACCGATTTTGATTACGCCTACGCCTTATCTGAATATATTTCACAAAAAAATAATGACCCTCAGTGGAAAGAGTGGAATAGGGATATTTGTGAAATCAAGGAGA